The sequence ATACAAACTCCATCACAGAATAAAAACAATTCCAATACACAAACTTTGTCATTCGGACATTCTTAATTTGTTCGCTTCTATAAGCAAGAAATAAGCGGTTTCTGTTTTACATTCTCCAGACAGAAACAATAGTGCTTATACATTTATTAAGTTTAGTAAATAAAGCTTCACTTTAACGAAGCATGAGTGTTTTTACTGTAGCTTAATTAAGAAAAAATGCATCAAAATTAGAGAAAGCGATTAGTTTATAAAATCACTAATTTGACAGTTAAATCGCTGTTTTTCATTATTAAATAAATCTGATGGGTAATTACTATGAGTACTATTTTAGTTGTTGAAGACGGTATCACTGATATGCAGATGATTAGCCGTTATTTAGAACAAGCCGGTTATCGCGTCATGGGGGCAAAAAGTAGCGAGGAAGCTCAAGAAAAAATTACCGAAAATAAGCCAGACGTGATATTCCTAGACGTAATTTTGCCCGGAAAAAGCGGTTTTGAAATTTGTCGAGAGCTGAAAGATAATCCCAATACTAAAACTATTCCAGTAGTTTTTTGTTCTACTAAGAATAGCGATGTAGATAAAATGTGGGGTGATATGTTGGGTGCGGATGCTTATATTTCTAAGCCCGTACAAAAGGAAGATTTAGAAGGAGTATTGCAAAGACTAAAGAAATAAATATAAATAGATATTTTGTAGATGATGTGAATAATTAAGTTTAAGGAATAATAACCTTGGATACGACGGAAGAAAAGTTTTTAAGCTTCAATTTGGGTGTAAAAGATACAGCAATTATTTCATTGCAGAACGTCACAGAAATTTTACCCGTATCTTTAAATGAAGTTTGCTGCGTTCCTCAAATGCCCAACTGTGTATTTGGTATCTATAATTGGCGCGGTGAAATGCTTTGGTTGATTGATTTAGAAGAAATGCTAGGCTATTTACCTTATTCCTATGGTAGTAGCTTTGTTTCAAAAATGATGGCAATTATTTTAGAAAAAGAAGGTAAATCTTTGGGATTGCTGGTGAGGCAAATTATGGATATTGAAGAATTTAATTCAAAACAAATGAAGCCACCGTCACCCGAATTAGTTTCTCAAGAAGTTGTTCCTTTTTTAGAAGGATATTTTATTAATTCTTCAGAAGAAATGATTGTGAGCTTAGATGCTTCTGCAATTTTGCAATCTCCTCTATGGTCAATTCATAATTAGATTTATAGAAATCAGGGAGTGGGGAAAAATACCTTAGTAGAATTATATATTTCCCCACACATAATTTAACGTAATTTAAAATACTTTGAGGTGCAAAAATGACTAGCGCATATCAAGAAAATACAGGAAATGGACATCATATTTCTGGTAGTGAGCCATCCGAAAAACTCAGCGAATTAAATAAGAAAGCCTTAAATTCAACAAGCAGCGAACAGAAATTTAAGAATTGGAGACTACAGTTAACGTCTATTCTTAATCAAATCCGCAAAGTCAGAAACATAGAAGAATTAATACAAGTTACAACAGCAGTTGTCAAAGAGAAAATTTCCAGCGATAGAGTGGTGCTTTATCGCTTTGAATCTTCATCCTCCGGGGTCGTTATAGGAGAATCCGTTGCCCCAGGTTGGACTCCTGCAATCAACGAAAATATCCCAGCGATGATTTTTGGTTTGGATACAAGGGAAGAATACTTACAAGCTGTCAGCGTTAACGATATTAAGGAAGTTGAGCTTACAGCTTACAAAGCACAGATTTTAGAAAAATTTCAAATTACAGCTAGCTTAAGCGTTCCGATCTTAGCTGAAAATAAAATCTGGGGATTATTAGGCGTTCAGAATTGTGCAACTGCACGTCAGTGGGAAGAATCGGAAATTAGCTTATTATCTCAAGTCACTACCGAAATTTCTCATAAGTTAGAAAGCTTTAAATTAGAAAGAAGACTCAAACAGCAAGCCCAAGAGTTTAAATCGATAACCAAAGTTATTGATAAAATTCAGCTTGCTTCGAGTCTCGATAAACTATTCCGCACAACCACTCAGGATGTCCGAGAATTAATACAATGCGACCGTTTAGCGGTTTATCGCTTCAATGCTGATTGGAGTGGTAAATTTATTGCCGAATCTGTTGCTAATGGTTGGGTACCTCTTGTTGGTCCTGGCATCGAAACTGTTTGGGAAGATACTCATTTGCAGGAAACCAAAGGGGGTCGTTATCGGCAACACGAAACCTTCGTTGCTAACGATATCTACAAGATGAATCATGCTCCTTGCCATATAGAAGTCCTGGAGCAGTTCCAAGTTAAAGCTTACGTAATTGTTCCTGTATTTGCAGGACAAAAACTCTGGGGTTTGCTTGGTGCCTATCAAAACAGTGGTGCTTACGAATGGCAAGAAGAACAAGTTAAACTGTTGCAGCAAATTGCAGTTAACTTGGGTGTAGCTGTATCTCAAGCAGAATACGCACAGCAGAGTGAAGAAAAATCGCAGCAGTTAGCTAAGACAACAGAACGCCAGCAAAGTCTCATCAGCTTGACTCGTAAAATTGGTAAAGGACTTGCAGAAAACGTTAACAATTCATCTCAGTTTAATGGAATTCTCCAAACAACGGTATATGAAGTTCGACGCTTATTAGAAACCGACCGTACTGTAGTTTATCGCTTTAACGAAGATTGGAGCGGTGAGTTTATTGCCGAATCTGTAGGCAAAAACTGGAAGCCTTTTGTAGAAACAGAAATTGACCAAGATCTATTACAGGAAAACGGTCATTGTGACTCCCTTCGCAGTCTTAACGCTATAAAAGAACAAGATACCTATCTTCAAGATAATCAAGGAGGACGTTATCAACAAAAAACTAGTTTCGTTGTTAATGATGTAGAAAAAGAGGGATTTCCTCCTTGCTACATGGAATTATTGGAACAATTTCAAGCTAAAGCTTATCTTACCGTTCCGATTTTCCAAGGTAATAAACTCTGGGGATTATTAGCAAGCTATCAACATTCTGCGACCCGCCAATGGCAAGAATTTGAAATCAGCGCAATGGAGCAGATTGCCGTGCTGTTAGCAGTAGCTATGCAACAGTCACAAACATTAGATAGATACGAGCAGCAATCGATGAAAATGGAACTTGCTGCAAATCGCGATCGCGCTTTATCTAAAGTTATTGACAAAATCAGACAAACACTTGACATTGAAAGCATCTTTTTAACTACCACTCAAGAGATGCGGGCACTTTTAAATACCGACCGCGTAGCAGTATACCGCCTCAACCCAGATTACAGTGGAGAATTTATTGCTGAATCTGTAAGCCCTGGTTGGCTGCCTTTGGTAGATAGACAGCATCAAATTCGACGATTGCAAGAAAGTGTAAATAGCTGTAGTCGGATGCGAACCCTGTTTAAGGAAAACGAAATAGGCAATACGGGTAATACAGACCCTTATTTGCAAAGTAGTTTAGCTGGTAAAGGTTCAGAAAATCAATCCTATGTTGCTTCTGATATATACGCTAAGGGATTTAACGATTGTTACGTCCAGGTATTAGAGCAATATCAATGTAAGGCTTA comes from Rivularia sp. PCC 7116 and encodes:
- a CDS encoding response regulator transcription factor: MSTILVVEDGITDMQMISRYLEQAGYRVMGAKSSEEAQEKITENKPDVIFLDVILPGKSGFEICRELKDNPNTKTIPVVFCSTKNSDVDKMWGDMLGADAYISKPVQKEDLEGVLQRLKK
- a CDS encoding chemotaxis protein CheW, whose protein sequence is MDTTEEKFLSFNLGVKDTAIISLQNVTEILPVSLNEVCCVPQMPNCVFGIYNWRGEMLWLIDLEEMLGYLPYSYGSSFVSKMMAIILEKEGKSLGLLVRQIMDIEEFNSKQMKPPSPELVSQEVVPFLEGYFINSSEEMIVSLDASAILQSPLWSIHN
- a CDS encoding GAF domain-containing protein, encoding MTSAYQENTGNGHHISGSEPSEKLSELNKKALNSTSSEQKFKNWRLQLTSILNQIRKVRNIEELIQVTTAVVKEKISSDRVVLYRFESSSSGVVIGESVAPGWTPAINENIPAMIFGLDTREEYLQAVSVNDIKEVELTAYKAQILEKFQITASLSVPILAENKIWGLLGVQNCATARQWEESEISLLSQVTTEISHKLESFKLERRLKQQAQEFKSITKVIDKIQLASSLDKLFRTTTQDVRELIQCDRLAVYRFNADWSGKFIAESVANGWVPLVGPGIETVWEDTHLQETKGGRYRQHETFVANDIYKMNHAPCHIEVLEQFQVKAYVIVPVFAGQKLWGLLGAYQNSGAYEWQEEQVKLLQQIAVNLGVAVSQAEYAQQSEEKSQQLAKTTERQQSLISLTRKIGKGLAENVNNSSQFNGILQTTVYEVRRLLETDRTVVYRFNEDWSGEFIAESVGKNWKPFVETEIDQDLLQENGHCDSLRSLNAIKEQDTYLQDNQGGRYQQKTSFVVNDVEKEGFPPCYMELLEQFQAKAYLTVPIFQGNKLWGLLASYQHSATRQWQEFEISAMEQIAVLLAVAMQQSQTLDRYEQQSMKMELAANRDRALSKVIDKIRQTLDIESIFLTTTQEMRALLNTDRVAVYRLNPDYSGEFIAESVSPGWLPLVDRQHQIRRLQESVNSCSRMRTLFKENEIGNTGNTDPYLQSSLAGKGSENQSYVASDIYAKGFNDCYVQVLEQYQCKAYAIVPIYQGQQLWGMLAAYQNDGPREWEDGEVKLLTQIASQLSVALQQVEFLQQLQAQSSQVAEAAAREKQGRESLQQGAMKLLSAVRPALNGDLTVRAPITEDELGTIADAYNNTLQALRQIVLQVQAAAQQVAETSGNSNISLNGLTDLAQQQSKEISGALTEIQQMVDSTQEVVSNAESVQVAVQKANQTVDSGDAAMNMTVEAIQAIRETVSQTSKKIKRLSESSQKISKVVNLISNFATQTNVLALNAAIEATRAGEYGKGFAVVADEVRSLSRQSAAATIEIEKLVQEIQEETGEVAVAMETGIQQVVEGTNLVNETRQNLNDIVEATAQISDLLERITDATQTQMLQSVSATASMKDVAQISQKTSTEANGIASVFQQLSEMGQELLASVSKFKLN